A window of the Phaseolus vulgaris cultivar G19833 chromosome 5, P. vulgaris v2.0, whole genome shotgun sequence genome harbors these coding sequences:
- the LOC137835103 gene encoding mitochondrial ATP-independent inner membrane protease subunit 1a, producing MRFLGYIAQWRSAAKEALDRTAITVNFLCWLHFTSNYLCSPCHAYGVSMLPTLNVTGDVLLADHLSPLLGNVGHGDLVLVRSPLNPKIRLTKRVVAVEGDTVTYFDPMHSEASQVAVVPKGHVWIQGDNIYASRDSRHFGPVPYGLIEGKVFFRVWPPSSFGLLDQ from the exons atgaGGTTTTTGGGTTACATAGCTCAATGGAGAAGCGCAGCGAAGGAAGCGTTGGATCGCACAGCCATCACTGTGAATTTCCTGTGCTGGCTTCACTTCACCAGCAACTACCTCTGTTCCCCGTGTCAC GCGTATGGGGTTAGCATGCTCCCCACCCTCAACGTAACCGGCGACGTCCTCCTCGCCGACCACCTCTCCCCGCTGCTCGGGAACGTCGGGCACGGCGACTTGGTTCTCGTTCGGTCCCCTCTCAACCCTAAGATCAGGTTGACGAAGCGCGTCGTGGCCGTGGAAGGGGACACCGTCACTTACTTCGACCCTATGCACTCTGAGGCTTCTCAAGTTGCAGTG GTGCCTAAGGGGCATGTTTGGATTCAGGGGGATAACATTTATGCTTCCCGTGACTCACGCCATTTCGGTCCTGTTCCATATGGTCTCATAGAAGGGAAAGTGTTTTTCCGG GTATGGCCACCTAGCAGCTTTGGACTACTAGATCAATGA